Proteins encoded within one genomic window of Psilocybe cubensis strain MGC-MH-2018 chromosome 2, whole genome shotgun sequence:
- a CDS encoding Septin ring organizing protein mid2 has translation MASRKSPLRDRLLSNSPDPIKSSILRESGMGWNTPTSNGSIQPSGSTGSITSPLRIAKRDSPSGRVRGPAVARRTSSSYRHVHNNNLVSKSPFKSLIPTPSTPSSRPPPISFPTRKVSGEKRPRPSSMHELGETENDRPFALKRDRKQSKTFQGLIDKEPVTKSPFRVQQKQPVSQPPKPPLAPIQNEQSTLSSTPPAPSHISPPVSTPNNGPSPGRSALVSRRMHGPRLSGGSRRERRKTVTFHERCDVLEFDREDTEDEVFESSDEESRDETPHDLQNEDESMTDSSRPNNDPHDVMEDDASYESVGLSDSGHNPPVPSLLADPDASINGIVDEMFFETNAANLLADISMISGTSTPPRHADIPTDLETEDGVPFGRSHHVERFMQSEHSLPSQPPPHFSPHSSPAHQASYNQSPSYLNSFNLPTHASPLGPPATPPRRSPGVRYSTPPLGRSTHVERIRKAREEERVDQAEGDDVAKLPLSPSPMKKPSTADLSHDDSLIPKFDLNAGSSAETEVNSSTNINLDPFEHRIQDESTLPGLDEKDISEIHEHERPLSPGSISIGNSEVNLSALVSERDCEEVLQSLNSSFHSEGRSRREGSVPRTSPPPSDYFPPVSRHMTPPVHSGSPLLAAVQSTHSLGKVASRERISREEVQRRLMIQRSPGSPMPDKVATQSPRPTIFVDPAGDIATPSKRSMSSSLEVLDPETNRLSVLTTQTDFSTETAIVDTAEKRNLGMTMLSASHPAGDNEFGLLGPSQRLQFDFGSKFSVGGLGISSKDVDSRHNEGMRQNHELAVEPAPSTMSIQSTSTSGMKMGDVDVDMDMKSALDRLMEDVAGAGARAEDSIMSDEYDESYDHSRSHEDHDRVDFTDIHPKIMERAATDSALLQQSEVDGIHSRTASGSSTLTAPPPVPPKDNIRQREQIILEKRREARRIEEEGSSGFKPSRGKDQEHLGVGRPSRRRSMSTGDAEVLGGGARKRGNALLDIANPDTGDDPLADSIEKELQKLVEPAKKSKYHVRERETTIYASSSDEKVSHMAGPGDVDTGRAWRTVRRPSDMNEYAKQIKEYRAQDKGKAYGKVFVKVLGIRGMHLPLPHEATAFTCTLNNGIHFVTTPECQLLSDCRIEQEFELIEHSKLEFTLTLKVRRDPHIIAQFKALAPSAPAPAPPPVMRPPVVAQTASKSSGMRSFFSSSPKKSSKDKIVVQPPPVQQQPLQPQRLVENLARHLKPDGTLARAFISFKDIAARCDTRLFETSYPLIGQRVEVGGKFSPLEVGEIVLQLFRLPPLPGIPQDQLPQSLEECHRGLRHINWHKVTYFQGTLTQIGGDCSTWRRRQLRVIGANLVAFNDVTKKATATIDLKKAIAVEDDQEARNNAQSPGGTSRYADEYDGLYGVERSFRLIFPQSQEIIFFADTDEEKSKWLDVLRALVGRIPPHPLWAELLWQRQEEISKRMNAAQQTVPQTSPIDSRRPQH, from the exons TCGTCTATCTTGCGCGAATCAGGAATGGGGTGGAATACTCCAACATCGAATGGCTCTATTCAACCTTCCGGAAGTACAGGATCCATAACCTCTCCACTTCGCATTGCCAAACGAGATTCTCCCAGTGGTCGTGTTCGAGGTCCTGCCGTGGCTCGCAGAACCTCGTCTAGCTACCGACATGTTCATAACAACAATCTTGTGTCCAAATCTCCATTTAAGTCTCTGATACCAACGCCATCGACCCCATCTTCACGACCGCCTCCTATTTCATTTCCGACGAGGAAAGTATCTGGTGAAAAACGCCCACGCCCCTCATCGATGCACGAACTAGGTGAGACGGAGAATGACCGCCCATTCGCTCTGAAGAGAGACCGGAAGCAAAGCAAAACATTCCAGGGTCTTATCGACAAAGAACCAGTTACCAAGAGTCCATTTCGTGTTCAACAGAAACAGCCGGTTTCCCAGCCCCCAAAGCCTCCCCTTGCTCCCATTCAAAACGAGCAATCAACTTTATCTTCAACCCCACCCGCGCCGTCACATATTTCACCCCCGGTCTCTACACCCAATAATGGTCCATCTCCTGGTCGCTCTGCCCTTGTTTCGAGACGTATGCACGGTCCTCGTCTGAGTGGCGGATCTAGGCGAGAGCGGAGAAAGACGGTCACGTTTCACGAGCGTTGCGACGTTCTTGAATTTGACCGAGAAGACACGGAAGACGAAGTATTTGAAAGCTCAGATGAAGAATCCCGCGACGAAACCCCTCACGACCTCCAGAATGAAGATGAATCTATGACAGATTCTTCACGACCGAATAACGACCCTCACGACGTGATGGAAGATGATGCCTCTTACGAAAGTGTTGGACTTTCCGATAGTGGGCATAATCCTCCAGTTCCATCTCTTCTAGCCGACCCAGATGCAAGCATAAATGGTATCGTGGATGAGATGTTCTTTGAAACTAATGCTGCAAACCTTTTGGCGGATATCAGTATGATTTCTGGAACCAGCACTCCTCCCCGTCATGCCGATATTCCAACAGACCTGGAGACAGAGGACGGTGTTCCGTTTGGCCGAAGTCATCACGTTGAACGCTTTATGCAGAGTGAACATTCCTTACCATCTCAACCTCCTCCACATTTCTCTCCTCACTCATCGCCTGCCCACCAGGCCTCTTATAATCAGAGTCCTTCTTACCTCAacagcttcaatcttccgACTCATGCATCTCCTCTTGGACCGCCTGCTACTCCTCCTCGTAGATCACCGGGCGTTCGATACAGCACGCCGCCTCTCGGAAGGTCAACTCACGTCGAGAGAATCCGCAAGGCcagagaagaagaacgaGTCGATCAGGcagaaggagatgatgtcGCTAAGCTGCCCCTTAGTCCATCACCGATGAAAAAGCCATCCACAGCGGACCTCTCGCATGATGATAGCTTGATACCTAAATTCGACCTCAATGCGG GTTCTTCGGCTGAGACGGAAGTAAACTCTAGTACGAATATCAATCTCGATCCCTTTGAACACAGAATTCAGGATGAATCTACTCTTCCTGGGCTTGACGAGAAAGACATATCTGAAATACACGAACATGAACGCCCGCTTTCTCCGGGCAGTATCTCTATCGGCAATTCAGAAGTAAACTTGTCCGCCTTGGTTAGCGAACGTGATTGTGAAGAG GTTCTGCAAAGCCTCAATTCCTCCTTTCACTCAGAGGGACGGTCGCGTCGGGAAGGCAGCGTCCCTCGAACGTCACCACCTCCATCTGATTATTTCCCCCCTGTCTCGCGCCATATGACACCACCAGTACACTCAGGTTCACCTTTATTGGCGGCGGTGCAAAGTACACATTCTCTTGGGAAGGTGGCAAGTCGGGAGCGTATTTCTAGGGAGGAAGTGCAACGGCGTCTCATGATTCAACGAAGCCCTGGAAGCCCAATGCCCGACAAAGTCGCTACACAGAGTCCCAGGCCCACGATATTCGTCGACCCTGCTGGAGATATCGCCACTCCATCTAAACGATCTATGTCTTCTTCCTTAGAGGTTCTCGATCCAGAAACCAACAGGTTATCAGTGCTCACTACACAAACCGACTTTAGCACCGAGACGGCCATCGTTGATACTGCTGAAAAGAGGAATCTCGGAATGACAATGTTATCCGCGTCACACCCTGCTGGGGATAATGAATTTGGTCTTCTCGGGCCTAGCCAAAGACTTCAATTCGACTTCGGTAGCAAATTTAGCGTCGGAGGCTTAGGCATTTCTTCCAAGGATGTAGATTCGCGCCACAATGAGGGCATGCGTCAAAACCATGAGCTGGCCGTTGAACCAGCACCTTCGACCATGAGCATTCAAAGCACCAGTACATCGGGGATGAAAATGGGAGATGTTGAtgtggacatggacatgaaGAGCGCTCTCGACAGACTGATGGAAGATGTCGCTGGCGCTGGCGCGAGGGCTGAAGATTCCATTATGTCTGACGAGTACGACGAATCTTACGATCACTCTCGATCTCATGAAGACCACGATCGCGTCGATTTCACCGATATACATCCTAAGATAATGGAGCGCGCGGCTACCGATTCTGCTCTTCTACAACAAAGCGAAGTTGACGGTATCCATAGTAGGACTGCCAGTGGATCATCTACACTAACAGCGCCTCCTCCTGTTCCACCAAAGGACAATATTAGACAAAGGGAGCAGATTATCTTAGAGAAAAGGCGTGAAGCAAGACGTATCGAAGAGGAAGGCTCTAGTGGTTTTAAACCATCTCGTGGCAAAGATCAAGAACATTTGGGGGTGGGCAGACCTAGCCGACGTAGAAGTATGAGTACTGGTGACGCTGAGGTTCTTGGTGGCGGCGCCAGGAAACGAGGCAATGCTTTACTGGACATCGCTAATCCGGATACTGGTGATGATCCCCTTGCTGATAGTATTGAGAAAGAACTTCAGAAACTTGTTGAGCCTGCCAAAAAAAGC AAGTATCATGTTCGCGAACGTGAAACCACCATTTATGCTTCGTCTTCGGATGAAAAGGTTTCGCACATGGCTGGCCCTGGTGACGTTGATACCGGAAGAGCCTGGAGGACAGTTAGACGCCCTTCTGATATG AACGAATACGCTAAGCAAATCAAGGAATACCGTGCTCAAGACAAGGGGAAAGCCTATGGAAAAGTATTCGTCAAAG TGCTAGGAATCAGGGGAATGCATTTACCATTGCCTCACGAAGCCACGGCTTTCACATGCACGCTCAACAACGGCATTCATTTCGTCACAACACCTGAATGCCAACTGTTGTCAGACTGCCGAATCGAACAAGAGTTTGAACT TATCGAGCACAGCAAACTCGAGTTCACATTAACACTTAAAGTTCGTCGGGATCCTCATATCATCGCTCAATTCAAAGCTCTCGCGCCCAGTGCTCCTGCACCTGCTCCGCCTCCCGTTATGCGCCCTCCTGTCGTGGCGCAAACGGCATCCAAAAGCAGTGGAATGCGCagcttcttctcttcctcacCAAAGAAGTCATCAAAGGACAAGATCGTTGTTCAACCTCCTCCtgttcaacaacaacctctGCAGCCTCAACGTCTAGTAGAAAATTTGGCGCGACATTTGAAACCAGATGGGACTCTTGCTAGGgcattcatttcattcaaGGACATTGCCGCCCGATGTGACACCCGGTTGTTTGAAACGAGTTACCCTCTCATTGGTCAACGTGTAGAAGTTGGGGGCAAGTTTTCTCCTTTGGAAGTCGGAGAGATTGTCCTTCAATTGTTTAGACTCCCTCCTTTACCTGGGATCCCTCAGGACCAGCTACCTCAAAGCTTGGAAGAGTGCCACCGCGGATTACGCCATATCAATTGGCACAAAGTGACATATTTCCAAGGTACCCTTACGCAAATTGGTGGCGATTGCAGC ACTTGGCGTCGCCGACAACTTAGGGTGATAGGTGCAAATTTAGTTGCCTTCAATGATGTTACAAAGAAAGCAACGGCGACGATCGACCTGAAAAAAGCGATTGCTGTTGAAGATGACCAAGAAGCACGGAATAACGCTCAAAGCCCAGGTGGCACAAGTCGATATGCCGACGAATATGATGGTTTATACGGCGTCGAAAGATCTTTCCGCTTGATCTTCCCCCAGTCGCAGGAGATCATATTCTTCGCTGACACTGACGAGGAAAAATCCAAATG GCTCGACGTTCTTCGGGCCCTTGTTGGTCGCATTCCGCCTCATCCACTCTGGGCGGAACTTCTATGGCAACGGCAAGAAGAAATATCGAAGCGCATGAATGCTGCCCAACAAACTGTGCCCCAAACGTCTCCGATTGATTCAAGACGCCCACAGCATTAA
- a CDS encoding Glyoxal reductase, translating to MSPISKLSITSTIRLATGYDMPMIGFGVYQNYNASVSTLEAFRAGYRLIDTAQVYRNEKDVGQAVRESGIERSQVFVVTKCVSKTHGYESTKKGIEESLKVLGIGYIDLFLIHDPFSGKERRLETYKALLEGKSEGKIRSVGVSNFNIKHIEELREAGYELPAVNQIELHPFCQQKPIVKYCRENNIVVQAYCPIVRGKMDHPVINELATKYSRDPAQILIRWSMQHGYVPLPKSEKTERILSNIDVFGFELDETDMHALDGLDRGKEGAVSWNPVDVD from the exons ATGTCGCCTATCTCTAAATTATCCATTACCTCTACGATCCGCCTTGCCACCGGTTATGATATGCCCATGATTGGATTTGGTGTCTACCAAAACTACAATGCATCGGTCTCGACATTGGAAGCCTTCAGAGCTGGTTATCG CCTCATTGACACTGCTCAGGTTTATCGTAATGAAAAGGATGTCGGCCAGGCTGTGCGTGAATCTGGTATTGAACGAAGTCAAGTTTTCGTCG TCACTAAATGTGTGTCCAAAACCCACGGTTATGAAAGCACAAAAAAAGGCATTGAAGAATCTCTTAAAGTCCTAGGAATAG GCTACATAGATCTATTTCTTATTCATGACCCGTTCTCTGGGAAGGAGCGCCGCTTGGAGACCTACAAAGCCCTGTTAGAGGGGAAATCGGAGGGTAAAATCAGATCTGTAGGCGTGTCTAATTT CAATATCAAACACATTGAGGAGCTCAGAGAAGCGGGTTACGAACTTCCAGCTGTCAATCAAATTGAG CTACACCCGTTCTGCCAACAAAAGCCTATAGTGAAGTACTGTAGGGAGAATAATATTGTTGTTCAGGCATATTGTCCGATTGTCCGAGGTAAAATGGACCACCCTGTAATCAACGAGTTGGCTACCAAG TACTCACGAGATCCTGCCCAAATTTTAATTCGTTGGTCAATGCAACATGG ATATGTGCCGCTTCCTAAAAGCGAGAAAACTGAACGCATTCTCTCCAACATTGATGTATTTGGGTTTGAATTAGATGAAACCGACATGCATGCCCTCGACGGACTTGATAGGGGAAAGGAGGGCGCTGTTAGCTGGAACCCTGTCGATGTGGATTAA
- a CDS encoding putative oxidoreductase (putative oxidoreductase Mkms_1985), which translates to MPRIGFGLFENYDARRSTLHAFKAGYRLVDSAQIYGNEKQLGAAIHSSGLDRGELFIVTKCVSNTESYDATLKGIDESLENLQTSYIDLFLIHDPVAGKRRRLEIYKALLDCKATGKIRSVGVSNFNVKHIEEIKEAGYELPSINQIELHPFCQQKAIVEYCRANNIVIQAYCPILRGNLVHPAIIGVANKHVRDPAKILLRWSLQHGFVPLPKSVTPSRIQSNIDLYDFVLDADDMHALDVLDRGSKGAISWNPIDAE; encoded by the exons ATGCCCAGAATTGGATTCGGCCTCTTCGAAAACTACGACGCTCGCCGCTCAACTTTGCATGCTTTCAAAGCCGGTTATCG ACTTGTAGATTCTGCACAGATATATGGCAACGAAAAGCAGCTTGGTGCAGCTATTCACTCCTCAGGCCTCGACCGTGGCGAATTATTCATCG TCACCAAATGCGTCTCCAACACAGAGAGCTATGACGCGACGCTCAAAGGCATCGACGAGTCCCTCGAGAACCTGCAGACGAGCTATATTGACCTTTTCCTGATCCATGACCCTGTCGCAGGGAAGCGGCGCCGGCTCGAAATATACAAGGCGCTTTTGGACTGCAAAGCCACGGGTAAAATCAGATCTGTGGGCGTGTCGAATTT TAACGTCAAGCACATAGAAGAAATTAAAGAAGCCGGGTACGAGCTCCCATCCATTAACCAGATAGAG CTTCACCCATTCTGCCAACAAAAAGCGATTGTTGAGTACTGCAGAGCAAATAACATCGTGATTCAAGCGTACTGCCCGATTCTACGTGGAAACCTCGTCCATCCCGCCATCATAGGAGTAGCCAACAAG CATGTCCGCGACCCGGCGAAGATCCTGCTCCGATGGTCATTACAACACGG ATTCGTGCCTCTGCCCAAGAGCGTGACGCCCTCTCGCATACAATCGAACATCGACCTGTACGATTTCGTGCTAGACGCGGATGACATGCACGCGCTTGATGTCCTTGATCGGGGAAGCAAGGGCGCTATCAGTTGGAACCCAATCGACGCGGAATAG
- a CDS encoding E3 ubiquitin-protein ligase PDZRN3 translates to MVDELVVECVYSGEGCGYTCERQRMVGHLKEECEYAEVECALAGCGEVMRRRDVLEHVEKMHKSVEEEDGQDVEDNEENARSREDKGKGKEEERCPHGEMGCAFKGEGVEAHLETCVYEQLKGFLSANTARVAALTEQNVMLRHRVEMLEGTVERTRREVSGVKNVVGGLSGGTLEGTLEGLREEVLGLGVLVEEVRRRNEMALTNETLRLSEEMMSIRGQMHGLRMQMHGMMMERDAYTRPMTGSITKL, encoded by the coding sequence ATGGTGGATGAGCTGGTGGTGGAATGCGTTTACTCTGGGGAGGGGTGCGGGTATACGTGCGAGCGGCAGCGGATGGTGGGGCATTTGAAGGAGGAGTGCGAGTATGCGGAGGTGGAGTGTGCGCTTGCGGGGTGCGGAGAGGTGATGCGGCGGCGGGATGTACTGGAGCATGTGGAAAAGATGCACAAGAGcgtcgaggaagaggatgggCAAGACGTCGAGGACAACGAGGAGAATGCAAGGAGCAGAGAAGATAaaggaaaggggaaagaggaggagcggTGCCCGCATGGAGAGATGGGGTGTGCATTCAAGGGCGAGGGCGTAGAGGCACACCTTGAGACGTGTGTGTATGAGCAGCTAAAGGGATTTTTGAGTGCAAACACGGCACGGGTGGCGGCGCTGACGGAACAGAACGTGATGCTGCGGCACCGGGTAGAGATGCTGGAGGGGACAGTGGAAAGGACGCGGCGGGAGGTGAGTGGGGTGAAGAATGTGGTGGGTGGGTTGAGTGGAGGGACGCTGGAGGGAACACTGGAGGGGCTGCGGGAAGAGGTGCTGGGGCTGGGAGTgttggtggaggaggtgcgGCGGCGGAACGAGATGGCGCTGACGAACGAGACGCTGCGGCTGAGTGAGGAGATGATGTCAATACGGGGGCAAATGCACGGACTGCGTATGCAGATGCAcgggatgatgatggagagAGACGCGTACACACGGCCGATGACAGGATCAATTACAAAGTTGTAG
- a CDS encoding Protein kinase wis1, giving the protein MSDNLPKRNLTLRQPAPASTPIPPSLQAKMAAFANRPPAQTQGSIPALQHPALNQAASFPPPQKPQKPQSMAARRARPNFSLRDIDSSFVIPDGPSAAGLGAGRPSHFHDPPRKPPPNFASPFSNFSKIVDPSGALNFNGKAVLHAAGVNFSNGASFAINMDQLQLDEELGKGNYGTVKKVLHKPTNVAMAMKEIRLELEDAKLNAIIMELDVLHRAVAPEIVEFYGAFFIESCVYYCMEYMDAGSLDKLQGAGVPEDVLARIASSMVRGLKFLKDDLNIIHRDVKPTNVLVNRKGEIKLCDFGISGELDKSLAKTNIGCQSYMAPERIKGESQNNLGTYTVSSDVWSLGLSMIEIGLGRYPYPPETYSNVFAQLTAIVHGDPPELDETKYSEVAREWVAMCLRKDPERRASYRELLEHPFLKKDETSDVNMVEWVEKALAHKATAALLASKAQLPQSV; this is encoded by the exons ATGTCTGACAATCTCCCCAAACGCAACCTCACCCTCAGGCAGCCCGCCCCCGCCTCCACTCCCattcctccctccctccaGGCAAAGATGGCCGCCTTTGCCAACAGGCCCCCCGCTCAGACCCAGGGCTCAATCCCCGCCCTCCAGCATCCTGCCCTCAACCAGGCTGCCTCTTTCCCCCCGCCTCAAAAGCCTCAGAAACCTCAGAGCATGGCTGCACGCAGAGCTCGTCCAAACTTTTCCCTTCGCGACATAGACTCCTCCTTTGTCATCCCAGACGGCCCCTCAGCTGCTGGTCTCGGTGCTGGTCGTCCCTCTCACTTCCACGACCCGCCCCGCAAGCCTCCCCCAAATTTCGCCTCTCCCTTTTCCAACTTTTCAAAGATCGT TGATCCGTCAGGCGCTCTCAATTTCAATGGCAAGGCCGTCCTCCACGCTGCAGGTGTCAACTTTTCAAACGGCGCCTCCTTTGCAATCAACATGGACCAGCTCCAACTAGACGAGGAGCTTGGCAAGGGAAACTATGGCACTGTAAAAAAGGTTCTCCACAAGCCCACCAATGTCGCCATGGCCATGAAA GAAATCAGACTCGAGCTCGAAGACGCAAAACTCAATGCCATCATCATGGAACTCGATGTTCTCCACCGTGCCGTCGCTCCAGAGATCGTCGAATTCTACGGCGCATTCTTCATAGAATCATGTGTCTACTATTGCATGGAGTACATGGATGCCGGCTCCCTCGACAAGCTCCAAGGTGCAGGTGTCCCCGAAGACGTCCTCGCCCGCATCGCTTCCTCTATGGTCCGCGGCCTCAAGTTTCTAAAAGACGATCTCAACATCATCCATCGCG ATGTGAAACCGACAAACGTACTCGTCAATCGCAAGGGCGAGATCAAGCTCTGCGACTTTGGCATATCCGGCGAACTTGACAAGTCTCTTGCCAAGACCAACATCGGATGCCAATCCTACATGGCC CCGGAGCGCATCAAAGGCGAGTCCCAGAACAACCTCGGCACCTACACCGTCTCTTCAGACGTCTGGTCTCTCGGCCTCTCCATGATTGAGATTGGGCTGGGACGCTACCCATACCCGCCCGAGACGTACTCGAACGTGTTCGCCCAGCTCACCGCGATCGTGCATGGCGACCCGCCCGAGCTCGACGAGACCAAGTACAGCGAAGTCGCACGGGAGTGGGTCGCCATGTGCCTGAGGAAGGACCCGGAGCGGCGCGCGAGCTATCGCGAGCTGCTCGAGCACCCGTTCTTGAAAAAGGACGAGACGAGCGACGTCAATATGGTCGAGTGGGTCGAGAAGGCGCTGGCGCATAAAGCGACTGCTGCTCTCCTTGCGTCAAAGGCGCAGCTTCCGCAGTCTGTATAG